One segment of Lytechinus variegatus isolate NC3 chromosome 13, Lvar_3.0, whole genome shotgun sequence DNA contains the following:
- the LOC121425906 gene encoding ficolin-2-like: MELKIVIFFLCLVMVKGQWRQGQQQGNPQQGNPQGGRGLWPQQGNPQQGGRGQWPQQGNPQQGGRGQWPQQGNPQQGGRGQFGPQRPVPPGRGPFGPVDPRFQPVQPGSTCCDRTLYGGNRGTTPLPMPKHCMDIREFGGVRDGVYTIFVSSVNECGKRDVYCDQTRDGGGWTVIQRRIDGRLNFLRNWEEYKHGFGFLEGEFWLGNEWIHKIAMQGPHELRVDLGDFQMQERFARYKVFSVSDEMGNYTLRVERYDPQSNSGDALTGHNNVPFSTIDRDNDRWSGNCARQYTGAWWYTSCHNSNLNGAYLKGPNRQYARGVVWNQWRGYSYSLRFTEMKIRPLF, from the exons ATGGAGCTCaaaattgtcatattttttctgtgtttggTGATGGTTAAGGGCCAATGGCGACAAGGACAACAGCAAGGCAACCCACAGCAAGGCAACCCACAAGGAGGGAGGGGTCTGTGGCCCCAGCAAGGCAACCCACAACAAGGTGGGAGGGGTCAGTGGCCGCAGCAAGGCAACCCACAACAAGGGGGGAGGGGTCAGTGGCCACAGCAAGGCAACCCACAACAAGGTGGGAGGGGTCAGTTTGGCCCTCAGAGACCGGTGCCCCCAGGGAGGGGCCCATTCGGCCCGGTAGACCCACGGTTCCAACCAGTCCAGCCAGGCAGCACCTGTTGCGACAGAACCCTGTACGGTGGAAACAGGGGGACAA CCCCACTCCCGATGCCCAAGCATTGCATGGATATCCGAGAATTCGGCGGGGTTCGTGATGGGGTGTATACGATTTTCGTTTCTTCCGTCAACGAGTGTGGAAAGAGGGATGTTTACTGCGATCAAACACGAGACGGCGGTGGATGGACG GTAATTCAGCGGCGAATCGATGGCCGCCTCAACTTCCTCCGAAACTGGGAGGAATACAAACACGGTTTCGGCTTTCTCGAGGGCGAGTTCTGGCTCGGCAACGAATGGATCCACAAGATCGCCATGCAGGGACCGCACGAACTACGAGTCGACCTCGGCGACTTCCAGATGCAGGAGAGGTTCGCAAGGTACAAGGTGTTCTCGGTCAGCGATGAAATGGGCAACTATACGCTGAGGGTAGAGAGATACGACCCCCAGTCAAATTCAG GTGACGCCCTGACCGGCCACAACAACGTTCCTTTCTCCACCATAGACCGTGACAACGACCGATGGAGCGGCAACTGCGCCCGGCAATACACAGGGGCGTGGTGGTATACAAGTTGCCACAACAGCAACCTCAACGGTGCCTACCTGAAGGGCCCTAACCGGCAGTACGCCCGCGGGGTCGTCTGGAATCAGTGGCGAGGGTACAGCTACTCGCTCAGGTTCACGGAGATGAAAATAAGACCACTCTTTTGA